A single region of the Lycium barbarum isolate Lr01 chromosome 2, ASM1917538v2, whole genome shotgun sequence genome encodes:
- the LOC132626373 gene encoding premnaspirodiene oxygenase-like has product MKKVTALLEGFDVADIFPSLKFLHVLSGMKGKMMELHHKVDTIAKNVINEHKKNLATGKTNGELGREDLIDVLLRLMKDGGLQFPITNDNIKAIIYDMFAAGTETTSTTMDWAMAEMIKNPGIIAKAQAEVREAFRGKEIFDENDVEELKYLKLVIKETLRLHPPLPLKLPRECREEVDISGYTIPLKTKVIVNIWAIGRDPKYWDEAESFKPERFEQSSVDFAGNNFEFLPFGSGRRICPGISFGLANVYLPLAQMLYHFDWKLPTGINPSDVDMTESDGASCTRKSNLYLIATPYQPSQE; this is encoded by the exons ATGAAAAAAGTGACAGCCTTATTGGAAGGTTTTGATGTGGCTGACATATTCCCTTCACTTAAATTTCTTCATGTGCTTAGTGGAATGAAAGGTAAAATGATGGAGCTCCACCATAAGGTAGATACCATTGCTAAGAATGTTATAAATGAGCACAAGAAAAATCTTGCAACTGGCAAGACCAATGGTGAATTAGGACGTGAAGATTTAATTGATGTACTGTTGAGACTTATGAAAGATGGAGGCCTTCAATTTCCAATCACCAACGACAATATCAAAGCTATTATTTAT GACATGTTTGCAGCGGGAACAGAAACAACGTCAACCACAATGGACTGGGCCATGGCAGAAATGATTAAGAATCCAGGTATAATCGCCAAAGCTCAAGCAGAGGTAAGAGAAGCCTTTAGAGGAAAAGAAATTTTTGATGAAAATGACGTTGAAGAGTTAAAATACCTAAAATTAGTCATTAAAGAAACTTTAAGACTCCACCCTCCGCTACCACTTAAGCTCCCAAGAGAATGCAGGGAAGAAGTAGACATAAGCGGCTACACTATTCCTTTGAAAACAAAAGTCATAGTTAATATTTGGGCTATTGGAAGAGATCCAAAATACTGGGATGAAGCAGAAAGCTTTAAGCCTGAGAGATTTGAGCAGAGTTCAGTGGATTTTGCTGGTAATAACTTTGAATTTCTTCCCTTTGGTAGTGGAAGGAGGATTTGCCCTGGAATATCATTTGGTTTAGCTAATGTTTATTTGCCTTTGGCTCAAATGTTGTATCACTTTGATTGGAAACTTCCTACTGGAATTAATCCAAGTGATGTTGACATGACTGAGTCGGATGGAGCAAGTTGTACTAGAAAGAGTAACCTTTACTTGATTGCCACTCCCTATCAACCGTCTCAAGAGTGA
- the LOC132628474 gene encoding premnaspirodiene oxygenase-like, producing MLAKLKSLCQQEGILNFSFAKNPPDRPPDFNAFIEIWKNSNSQISKRLPPGPWKLPILGSMLHMVGGLPHRVLRDLAKKYGPIMHLQLGEVSVVVITSSEMAKEVLKTHDLAFASRPKLLASELVLYNCSDIAFCPYGDYWKQMRKICVLEVLNAKNVRSSS from the exons ATGTTGGCAAAGCTGAAGAGTCTTTGTCAACAAGAGGGTATTTTG AATTTTTCGTTTGCTAAAAATCCTCCAGATCGGCCTCCTGACTTCAATGCCTTTATTGAA ATATGGAAGAATTCCAATAGCCAAATTAGCAAAAGATTGCCTCCAGGTCCATGGAAATTACCTATTCTTGGAAGCATGCTTCATATGGTTGGTGGACTTCCACATCGAGTCCTTAGAGATTTAGCCAAAAAATATGGACCAATTATGCACCTTCAACTAGGTGAAGTTTCAGTAGTTGTGATCACTTCTTCTGAGATGGCAAAAGAAGTACTAAAAACTCATGACCTTGCTTTTGCATCTAGGCCTAAACTTTTGGCCTCCGAACTTGTCTTGTATAACTGTTCCGATATTGCCTTTTGCCCATATGGTGATTACTGGAAACAAATGCGTAAAATTTGTGTCTTGGAAGTGCTCAATGCCAAAAATGTTCGGTCATCCAGTTAG